One Primulina tabacum isolate GXHZ01 chromosome 10, ASM2559414v2, whole genome shotgun sequence DNA segment encodes these proteins:
- the LOC142505054 gene encoding uncharacterized protein LOC142505054 yields MDHSKENFRDDSKQGLGAVLMQHGKVIANASRQLKDYEKNYPTHDLELATVDALSRKSSSLLGSMIQKPLLLDLQRNEITLVSACTVARLSALIFRSTLFDRILKEQQFDNQLLELKRKSDLSGVSEFGLNCDGLLTFRGRICVPLGDDIRRDVLIEAHTTPYSICPGSTKMYHDLRRLYWWPG; encoded by the exons ATGGACCATTCCAAAGAAAATTTCAGAG ATGATTCAAAGCAGGGGTTAGGTGCCGTACTTATGCAGCATGGGAAAGTGATAGCtaatgcttctcgtcagttgaaggactacgagaaaaattatcccacTCATGATTTGGAATTGGCTACTGttg atgctttaagtcgcAAATCGAGTTCTTTATTGGGTTCCATGATTCAAAAACCATTGTTGCTTGATTTGCAAAGAAATGAGATAACTCTGGTATCTGCATGTACAGTAGCTCGATTATCTGCATTGATTTTCCGCTCAACTTTGTTTGATAGAATTTTAAAGGAACAGCAGTTTGATAATCAGTTATTGGAATTGAAGAGAAAGAGTGATCTATCAGGAGTTTCTGAGTTTGGGTTGAATTGTGATGGTTTGTTGACTTTTCGAGGTAGGATATGTGTTCCTTTGGGTGATGACATTCGAAGAGATGTACTTATTGAAGCTCATACCACGCCATATTCGATATGccctggcagtaccaagatgtaccaTGATCTTCGACGCCtttactggtggccag gttaa